A genomic region of Streptomyces sp. R33 contains the following coding sequences:
- a CDS encoding low temperature requirement protein A, producing the protein MISYEDAGRDGGGTDPGGPMGTPQAGANAAADRHAPEGRHADWLELFFDLVFVALAAQLSHRLHGDPGLRDFAVFLALYFPPWWLWINLTVSANIFVDNSPRRRLLMLSAMLCIAVMAASVPEADTDRGSVYALGYAGTRLVLLGLWWPATKYPEPRRVPRWRPLSYCLASGLLWAASAAVPTPWQYVAWAVLIAAEMALLLTAGGHRMPARLDTGHIVERVGLFVIIVLGESVIALVTSADHTWTLRAGIVGALGFVLLAALWWSYFDFGSTSAELMLAKADDQQAYLLARDVGGFLHFFVTAGVLCMAAGLATAVEEADHARLPTGAVWALAGGLALYHSAHAGIALRYGRPPASVAVWAVPGICVPLLVVWGAGRLAPWLVVLLLAAEAIVHLLYARKMLRRRLATAAP; encoded by the coding sequence GTGATCTCGTACGAGGACGCAGGCCGCGACGGCGGCGGCACGGACCCGGGCGGACCCATGGGCACACCTCAGGCGGGCGCGAACGCGGCTGCGGACCGCCACGCGCCCGAAGGGCGTCACGCCGACTGGCTGGAACTCTTCTTCGACCTCGTCTTCGTCGCGCTCGCAGCCCAGCTCTCGCACCGGCTGCACGGGGACCCCGGCCTGCGCGACTTCGCCGTGTTCCTGGCGCTCTACTTCCCGCCCTGGTGGCTGTGGATCAACCTCACGGTCTCGGCGAACATCTTCGTGGACAACAGCCCCCGCCGCCGGCTGCTCATGCTGTCCGCCATGCTCTGCATCGCCGTCATGGCCGCCTCCGTGCCCGAGGCCGACACGGACCGCGGGTCCGTCTACGCCCTCGGCTACGCCGGCACCCGGCTGGTGCTGCTCGGGCTGTGGTGGCCGGCCACCAAGTACCCCGAGCCCCGGCGCGTCCCGCGCTGGCGCCCCCTGAGCTACTGCCTCGCCTCGGGCCTGCTGTGGGCCGCCTCGGCCGCGGTACCCACACCCTGGCAGTACGTGGCGTGGGCGGTACTCATCGCCGCCGAGATGGCGCTGCTCCTGACCGCGGGCGGCCACCGGATGCCCGCCCGCCTGGACACCGGGCACATCGTGGAGCGGGTCGGGCTGTTCGTCATCATCGTGCTCGGCGAATCCGTGATCGCGCTGGTGACCTCCGCCGACCACACCTGGACCCTGCGGGCCGGGATCGTCGGCGCCCTGGGCTTCGTGCTGCTCGCCGCGCTCTGGTGGTCGTACTTCGACTTCGGCTCGACCTCGGCCGAGCTGATGCTCGCCAAGGCCGACGACCAACAGGCCTACCTCCTCGCCCGCGACGTCGGCGGCTTCCTGCACTTCTTCGTGACCGCGGGCGTGTTGTGCATGGCCGCGGGCCTGGCCACCGCCGTCGAGGAGGCCGACCACGCCCGTCTTCCGACCGGCGCGGTGTGGGCCCTGGCCGGCGGCCTGGCGCTCTACCACTCGGCCCACGCCGGCATCGCCCTGCGCTACGGCCGCCCGCCGGCCTCCGTCGCCGTCTGGGCCGTTCCGGGCATCTGCGTTCCGCTGCTCGTCGTCTGGGGCGCCGGCCGCCTCGCTCCGTGGCTGGTCGTCCTGCTCCTGGCCGCCGAGGCGATCGTGCACCTGCTGTACGCGCGCAAGATGCTGCGCCGCCGCCTCGCGACGGCGGCGCCCTGA
- a CDS encoding SGNH/GDSL hydrolase family protein, whose amino-acid sequence MPGAEHQYLRYVALGDSQTEGVGDGDDTTGLRGLADRLAERLALHSPGLRYANLAVRGRLAGQVRAEQLAPALALRPDLATVVAGVNDMLRPRFDADEVAGHLEAMFGALTAQGARVATVTFPDLARITPLARPLAPRVSALNDRIRAAAGRHGVLVVETGHHPVVTDPRLWSPDRLHASPLGHERIAASLAHALDLPGSDDSWTHPLPPARAASPTVLAELRWAAAFLGPWLGRRLRGRSSGDARTAKRPDLLPVLR is encoded by the coding sequence GTGCCGGGCGCTGAGCACCAGTACCTGCGCTACGTCGCCCTGGGCGACAGCCAGACCGAGGGCGTCGGCGACGGCGACGACACGACCGGCCTGCGCGGGCTCGCCGACCGGCTCGCCGAGCGCCTCGCCCTCCACAGTCCCGGCCTGCGGTACGCCAACCTGGCCGTCCGCGGCCGACTCGCCGGGCAGGTCCGCGCCGAGCAGCTCGCACCGGCCCTCGCCCTGCGCCCGGACCTGGCCACCGTGGTCGCGGGGGTCAACGACATGCTGCGGCCGCGGTTCGACGCCGACGAGGTCGCCGGCCACCTCGAGGCGATGTTCGGCGCGCTCACCGCCCAGGGCGCCCGCGTGGCCACGGTGACCTTCCCGGACCTCGCGCGGATCACCCCGCTCGCCCGTCCGCTCGCCCCGCGGGTGAGCGCCCTCAACGACCGGATCCGCGCGGCCGCCGGCCGCCACGGTGTGCTCGTCGTCGAGACGGGACACCATCCGGTGGTCACCGATCCCCGCCTGTGGAGCCCCGACCGGCTGCACGCCAGCCCGCTGGGGCACGAGCGGATCGCCGCCTCGCTCGCCCACGCCCTCGACCTGCCGGGCAGCGACGACTCCTGGACGCACCCGCTGCCCCCGGCCCGGGCGGCTTCGCCCACGGTCCTCGCCGAACTGCGCTGGGCCGCCGCGTTCCTGGGCCCGTGGCTGGGCCGGCGCCTGCGCGGCCGTTCCTCCGGGGACGCCCGCACGGCCAAGCGCCCGGATCTCCTCCCCGTGCTGCGCTGA
- a CDS encoding PadR family transcriptional regulator has protein sequence MALRHAVLAALLDEELSGYQLAKAFDLGVANFWHALPQQLYAELTRLEKDGLITGREVVQDTRPNKRLFTVTDAGLAELEQFTASATKPSSIRDDLVVKVQAADHVDTATLIAQLTERAAFAQAKVDLFTGLLRTMRGDRTEEDFLRYGDRIGPYLTCLRGLAFERGNRDWCARTIAVLREREVARAGR, from the coding sequence ATGGCTTTGCGCCACGCCGTACTGGCGGCGCTGCTGGACGAGGAGCTGAGCGGGTACCAACTGGCCAAGGCTTTCGACCTCGGCGTGGCCAACTTCTGGCACGCGCTCCCGCAGCAGCTCTACGCCGAGCTGACCCGGCTGGAGAAGGACGGGCTGATCACCGGCCGTGAAGTGGTCCAGGACACCCGGCCCAACAAGCGCCTGTTCACCGTCACCGACGCCGGCCTCGCCGAGCTGGAGCAGTTCACCGCCTCCGCGACCAAGCCCTCCTCCATCCGCGACGACCTGGTCGTCAAGGTCCAGGCCGCCGACCACGTCGACACCGCGACGCTCATCGCGCAGCTCACCGAGCGCGCCGCCTTCGCCCAGGCCAAGGTCGACCTGTTCACCGGTCTGCTGCGCACCATGCGCGGCGACCGTACCGAGGAGGACTTCCTGCGGTACGGCGACCGCATCGGCCCCTATCTGACCTGCCTGCGCGGTCTCGCCTTCGAGCGGGGCAACCGCGACTGGTGCGCACGTACGATCGCGGTTCTGCGGGAGCGGGAGGTGGCCCGTGCCGGGCGCTGA
- a CDS encoding aspartate/glutamate racemase family protein, with protein sequence MKMIGLLGGMSWESTAEYYRLLNELTRDRLGGLHSARCVLYSVDFAEIEQLQAEGRWTEAGEVLASAAQRLEAAGADLVLICTNTMHKVADRVQAGISVPLLQLADATADAVKAAGLTRVGLLGTAFTMEQDFYRGRLAAGGLEVCVPDADGRALVHRVIYEELCLGLVREESRAAYQQVIRDLVAAGAQGVVLGCTEIELLIGAEDSPVPVFPTARIHVEAAVEAALSTSRRPARALG encoded by the coding sequence ATGAAGATGATCGGACTGCTCGGGGGAATGAGCTGGGAATCGACGGCCGAGTACTACCGGCTGTTGAACGAACTCACCCGTGACCGGCTGGGGGGGCTGCATTCGGCCCGCTGCGTGCTGTACTCGGTGGACTTCGCGGAGATCGAGCAGCTGCAGGCCGAGGGGCGGTGGACCGAGGCCGGCGAGGTGCTGGCGTCAGCGGCCCAGCGCCTGGAAGCCGCCGGTGCGGACCTCGTGCTCATCTGCACGAACACCATGCACAAGGTCGCCGACCGCGTCCAGGCGGGCATCTCGGTGCCCCTGCTGCAGCTCGCCGACGCCACCGCGGACGCCGTGAAGGCGGCGGGCCTGACCCGGGTCGGCCTCCTGGGGACCGCGTTCACCATGGAGCAGGACTTCTACCGCGGCCGGCTCGCGGCGGGCGGACTCGAGGTGTGCGTCCCGGATGCCGACGGGCGTGCGCTCGTGCACCGGGTGATCTACGAAGAGCTGTGCCTGGGCCTGGTCCGCGAGGAGTCCCGGGCCGCGTACCAGCAGGTCATCCGGGACCTCGTGGCCGCCGGCGCCCAGGGGGTCGTCCTGGGCTGTACCGAGATCGAGCTGCTCATCGGCGCCGAGGACAGCCCCGTACCCGTCTTCCCCACCGCCCGGATCCACGTCGAAGCCGCGGTCGAGGCGGCACTGTCGACCTCCCGGCGCCCGGCACGCGCCCTCGGCTAG